From one Catellatospora sp. IY07-71 genomic stretch:
- a CDS encoding 2-hydroxyacid dehydrogenase, with protein sequence MRMWIAHEAGRDLLDPLPSGVELAVLPRPDAPLPGDPAEVEFWVPPFLSSGDVVGLAERMTSLKVVQLITAGADAWVGRLPAHVTLCDARGVHDSHTAEWVVGAILASLRRFDHFARAQAAHRWAYAEVTPTDELGGKRVLIVGAGSIGAAVAARLAPFEVDLAYVARTARDGVHGVDELPRLLPQADIVVLLVPLTPQTRGLVDAGFLAAMADGALLVNAARGPVADTAALTKELTSGRISAALDVTDPEPLPAGHPLWDLPNVLITPHVAGSVRGLLPRAYRLVRRQLDRYLAGEPLDNQVHDGY encoded by the coding sequence GTGCGGATGTGGATCGCCCATGAGGCCGGACGTGACCTGCTGGACCCGCTGCCCTCGGGCGTCGAGCTGGCGGTGCTGCCCCGCCCCGACGCCCCGCTGCCCGGTGATCCGGCGGAGGTCGAGTTCTGGGTGCCGCCGTTCCTGAGCAGCGGCGACGTCGTCGGGCTGGCCGAGCGCATGACCTCGCTGAAGGTGGTGCAGCTGATCACCGCGGGCGCGGACGCCTGGGTGGGCCGCCTGCCCGCACACGTGACGCTATGCGACGCGCGCGGCGTGCACGACTCGCACACCGCCGAGTGGGTGGTCGGCGCGATCCTCGCCTCGCTGCGCCGCTTCGACCACTTCGCCCGCGCGCAGGCCGCGCACCGGTGGGCGTACGCCGAGGTCACGCCGACCGACGAGCTGGGCGGCAAGCGGGTGCTCATCGTCGGCGCGGGCTCCATCGGCGCGGCCGTCGCGGCCCGGCTGGCCCCGTTCGAGGTCGATCTGGCGTACGTCGCCCGCACCGCCCGCGACGGCGTGCACGGCGTCGACGAGCTGCCCCGGCTGCTGCCGCAGGCCGACATCGTGGTGCTGCTGGTGCCGCTGACGCCGCAGACCCGCGGCCTGGTCGACGCGGGCTTCCTGGCCGCCATGGCCGACGGGGCGCTGCTGGTCAACGCCGCGCGCGGCCCGGTCGCCGACACCGCCGCGCTGACCAAGGAGCTGACCTCCGGCCGGATCAGCGCCGCGCTCGACGTGACCGACCCCGAGCCGCTGCCCGCCGGGCACCCGCTGTGGGACCTGCCCAACGTCCTGATCACGCCGCACGTGGCCGGCTCGGTCCGCGGCCTGCTGCCGCGCGCGTACCGCCTCGTCCGCCGCCAGCTCGACCGCTACCTCGCCGGCGAACCCCTCGACAACCAGGTCCACGACGGCTACTGA
- a CDS encoding PH domain-containing protein: protein MTRFRHPAAASVAALIAALGGIPLAAQGGFWPLVLVVPVAVAIWAWRAGTDVNPNGLRVRALLGSRIVLWPEVSELRADGDKRVVAVLTDGSALPLTAVRPADLPKLVSAAGQSLTTA, encoded by the coding sequence GTGACCCGCTTCCGACACCCCGCCGCCGCCAGCGTCGCCGCCCTGATCGCCGCGCTCGGCGGCATCCCGCTCGCCGCGCAGGGCGGGTTCTGGCCGCTGGTCCTGGTCGTGCCGGTCGCCGTCGCGATCTGGGCGTGGCGGGCCGGCACCGACGTCAACCCGAACGGGCTGCGCGTGCGCGCCCTGCTGGGCAGCCGCATCGTGCTCTGGCCGGAGGTCAGCGAGCTGCGCGCGGACGGCGACAAGCGCGTGGTCGCGGTGCTCACCGACGGCAGCGCGCTGCCGCTGACGGCCGTACGCCCCGCTGATCTTCCGAAGCTCGTCTCCGCCGCGGGCCAGTCCCTCACCACCGCCTGA